One Natrinema halophilum genomic window carries:
- a CDS encoding rhodanese-like domain-containing protein, translating into MNRRTFLAITGTGVLGGVAGCLGGNSNGNDLDGYGPKPETVPEKRSIDTGAYKTQKFDGVDVPLAPIDDVFYWYQRQEARVADARGSSQYEKSHIAGAVLSTAPPYTPDDDPVADWSKSDRIVTYCGCPHHLSGLRAAALINNGYEEVYAINEGFGAWIDRDYPLEGSEVSSDRATYEIKGQSDPAYVGKMVRLEQIDAERLEAAPITDDGTYTMQLHYAGSTDSRFRVEAPDYTVEGTLEELTSGTLTSAQN; encoded by the coding sequence ATGAACCGACGGACGTTCCTCGCTATCACCGGGACGGGTGTACTCGGCGGGGTTGCCGGTTGTCTTGGCGGAAATTCTAACGGCAATGATTTAGATGGCTACGGCCCGAAACCAGAGACGGTTCCCGAAAAGCGATCGATCGACACTGGTGCATATAAGACACAGAAATTCGACGGTGTCGATGTTCCGCTTGCACCAATCGACGACGTCTTTTACTGGTACCAACGACAGGAAGCCAGAGTCGCCGATGCTCGCGGATCATCACAGTACGAGAAGTCCCATATCGCCGGTGCGGTACTAAGCACTGCACCGCCTTACACACCAGACGACGATCCGGTTGCTGACTGGTCCAAAAGCGATCGAATAGTGACCTACTGCGGCTGTCCCCACCATCTTTCCGGGCTCCGTGCCGCTGCGCTGATAAACAACGGCTACGAAGAAGTGTACGCAATCAACGAAGGTTTCGGTGCCTGGATCGACCGCGACTATCCTCTCGAAGGCTCGGAAGTTTCGTCGGATCGTGCTACGTACGAGATCAAAGGCCAGTCCGACCCCGCCTACGTGGGCAAGATGGTCAGGCTCGAGCAAATCGACGCTGAACGTCTCGAAGCAGCCCCGATTACAGACGACGGCACCTACACCATGCAACTCCACTACGCCGGGTCGACCGACTCCCGGTTCAGAGTCGAAGCACCCGACTATACGGTCGAGGGAACGCTCGAGGAGTTGACGAGTGGCACTCTCACGTCGGCACAGAACTGA
- a CDS encoding NADH:flavin oxidoreductase, with product MATLEEPLEIGDVTVPNRLYRAPLLECAGNGPDAVETLIEDLEPAAESGVGLICQGATIVRGDGGCAAPGMTRVHDPEFVARLSRLTDRIHDHGSRIFIQLEHGGLRSMETWHAEYRSEHPDLEQLAVSDPPWQLRLLDRIGFLEYDPHVLTTAEVYELATDFGRAAARAVGAGYDGVHLAGANMGIVQQFLSPFYNRRDDEFGGSPEARLEFLAVVHDEIRDRAGEVPLMTKVPAETPAPPAPVVRRKLSLEDGVEIARRLERIGYDAVVPVQTSVVWDMSIVRGEYPDHAWDNEALHEEYDAAFGGSTRRRLVALANRVQSLQYDFEPAWNEDFCRRVRERLSIPVLAEGGIRGREEMDRLLGSSGEPEASTVSGATDDGPACDMVGMARPFYAEPRLGARLLESESTGDDPRVICESCNNCTVPQVTGAPGICRTPDVLRKRRELEHAGAYDRTEP from the coding sequence ATGGCCACCCTCGAGGAACCCCTCGAAATCGGCGACGTGACGGTCCCCAATCGGCTCTATCGCGCGCCGCTGCTCGAGTGTGCGGGCAACGGCCCCGACGCGGTCGAGACGCTGATCGAGGATCTCGAGCCCGCTGCGGAATCGGGCGTCGGACTCATCTGCCAGGGGGCGACGATCGTTCGTGGCGACGGCGGATGCGCCGCACCGGGGATGACCCGCGTCCACGACCCCGAATTCGTCGCCCGACTCTCGCGGCTGACCGACCGAATCCACGATCACGGGAGCCGGATTTTCATCCAGCTCGAACACGGCGGTCTCCGGAGCATGGAAACGTGGCACGCCGAGTACCGGAGCGAACACCCGGACCTGGAGCAACTCGCCGTGTCCGACCCGCCGTGGCAGCTGCGATTGCTCGATCGAATCGGGTTTCTCGAGTACGATCCGCACGTCCTCACGACCGCGGAGGTGTACGAGCTAGCGACCGATTTCGGCCGTGCGGCGGCTCGAGCCGTCGGCGCGGGCTACGACGGCGTTCACCTCGCCGGGGCCAACATGGGGATCGTCCAGCAGTTCCTGTCGCCGTTTTACAACCGGCGAGACGACGAGTTCGGTGGGTCGCCCGAAGCGCGCCTCGAGTTCCTCGCGGTCGTTCACGACGAGATTCGAGATCGGGCGGGCGAGGTCCCGCTGATGACCAAGGTCCCGGCAGAAACGCCGGCACCGCCCGCGCCCGTGGTTCGACGGAAGCTCTCGCTCGAGGACGGCGTCGAAATCGCCCGTCGACTCGAGCGGATCGGCTACGACGCGGTGGTTCCCGTCCAGACGTCGGTCGTCTGGGACATGAGCATCGTCCGCGGAGAGTATCCCGACCACGCCTGGGACAACGAGGCGCTGCACGAGGAGTACGACGCCGCGTTCGGCGGCTCGACTCGCAGACGACTCGTCGCCCTGGCGAACCGGGTCCAGTCGCTCCAGTACGATTTCGAGCCGGCGTGGAACGAGGATTTCTGTCGGCGGGTTCGCGAACGACTGTCGATCCCGGTCCTCGCCGAAGGTGGGATCCGCGGGCGGGAAGAAATGGATCGGCTGCTCGGCTCGAGCGGCGAGCCCGAGGCCAGCACCGTGAGCGGCGCGACCGACGACGGACCTGCCTGCGACATGGTCGGCATGGCCCGGCCGTTCTACGCCGAGCCGCGACTTGGTGCGCGATTGCTCGAGAGTGAGTCGACGGGCGACGATCCGCGCGTTATCTGCGAGAGCTGCAATAACTGTACGGTCCCACAGGTGACGGGTGCGCCGGGAATCTGCCGGACCCCCGACGTGCTCCGAAAACGGCGCGAACTCGAACACGCAGGCGCCTACGACCGAACCGAGCCGTAG
- a CDS encoding homing endonuclease associated repeat-containing protein → MATEDECLEALLEAAERLGESPTKAQYEELELTPVSGTILRACGGWNDAKEMVGLETSYSRGPRVAPKPDDIEFPPETSSDELSVDQRWQYRNVDHNTERTLLRRSRLRSWVNERMQQQGCSQCGVDALACLDFHHVDESAKKMAVG, encoded by the coding sequence GTGGCTACCGAAGACGAGTGTCTCGAGGCCTTACTCGAGGCCGCCGAGCGACTTGGCGAATCGCCGACGAAAGCGCAGTACGAGGAGCTAGAGTTGACGCCTGTTTCGGGGACGATACTCCGTGCCTGTGGAGGGTGGAACGATGCAAAAGAGATGGTTGGACTGGAGACCTCGTATTCGAGGGGGCCACGAGTTGCTCCGAAACCGGACGACATTGAATTCCCCCCGGAAACGTCGTCGGACGAGCTTTCGGTCGATCAGCGGTGGCAGTATCGAAATGTCGATCACAATACAGAACGGACGTTGCTCCGCCGATCTCGTCTCCGGTCTTGGGTAAACGAACGAATGCAACAACAGGGTTGTTCACAGTGTGGTGTCGATGCTCTCGCGTGTTTAGATTTCCATCACGTCGACGAATCGGCGAAGAAAATGGCCGTCGGATGA
- a CDS encoding IMP cyclohydrolase, which yields MYVGRFVVVGPAVGAYRVSSRSFPNREITARDEALTVGPTADAPATDNPYVSYNCLRVVETPTGETAAFGNGSHVDPIAEKLELGYPARDALAESLLALDYEKDDYDTPRIAATIGGDGEALIGTVRKDALLVETVDEPTLVATYEKNAPEPIDFGADDAEAAASEAYDLEFEHAVCAAGVARTDDAFETAIENGD from the coding sequence ATGTACGTCGGACGATTCGTCGTCGTCGGCCCAGCAGTCGGGGCGTACCGCGTATCCTCGCGATCGTTCCCGAACCGAGAGATCACCGCTCGAGACGAGGCGCTCACCGTGGGTCCCACGGCCGACGCGCCGGCAACGGACAACCCGTACGTCTCGTACAACTGCCTGCGGGTGGTCGAGACACCGACGGGCGAGACGGCCGCGTTCGGCAACGGCTCGCACGTCGATCCGATCGCGGAGAAACTCGAACTGGGCTATCCCGCCCGCGACGCGCTGGCTGAAAGTCTGCTGGCGCTGGATTACGAGAAGGACGACTACGATACGCCCCGAATCGCGGCGACGATCGGCGGCGACGGCGAGGCCCTGATCGGCACGGTTCGGAAAGACGCGTTGCTCGTCGAGACGGTCGACGAACCGACACTGGTCGCGACCTACGAGAAGAACGCCCCCGAACCGATCGACTTCGGCGCCGACGACGCCGAAGCAGCCGCGAGCGAAGCGTACGATCTCGAGTTCGAGCACGCCGTCTGTGCGGCCGGCGTCGCCCGCACTGACGACGCGTTCGAAACGGCCATCGAGAACGGAGACTGA
- a CDS encoding methyltransferase domain-containing protein, producing the protein MGTKTEFDSKEAAGVESLYQTDAAERRRRFVRTTLEPQPGERVLSIGCGPGFEPVELADAVTSDGRVDAIDASEPMIHLAKKRCEDHENVTVQHGLATELPVEDGAFDAATSVQVFEYIEDLDAALSELERVLRPGGRAAVYATDWDSLVWNAADRERSRRVADAWADHCPRPHLGSDLRSPLRSAGLSVDRVAPFTIVETELEDTFAGYMRGILRSYATEHDEFDTETPQAWGEDLRERDRNGETLFSLTAFLYLVSKPE; encoded by the coding sequence ATGGGAACGAAAACGGAATTCGATTCGAAAGAAGCAGCGGGCGTCGAATCGCTCTACCAGACGGATGCAGCCGAACGTCGCCGCAGATTCGTCAGAACGACTCTCGAACCCCAGCCGGGTGAGCGGGTCCTCTCGATCGGGTGTGGACCCGGGTTCGAACCGGTCGAACTGGCCGATGCAGTCACGTCAGACGGACGGGTTGACGCGATCGATGCGAGCGAACCGATGATACACCTCGCGAAGAAGCGATGCGAGGACCACGAGAACGTGACCGTACAACACGGACTGGCCACCGAATTGCCGGTCGAGGACGGAGCATTCGACGCCGCGACGTCGGTCCAAGTCTTCGAGTACATCGAGGATCTCGACGCCGCACTGTCGGAACTCGAGCGGGTCCTCCGACCCGGCGGTCGAGCCGCCGTCTACGCGACCGACTGGGATTCTCTCGTCTGGAACGCCGCGGATAGAGAGCGCTCGAGGCGCGTCGCCGACGCATGGGCGGATCACTGTCCGCGACCGCATCTAGGCTCCGACCTTCGCTCGCCGCTTCGGAGCGCCGGTCTCTCCGTCGATCGGGTCGCGCCGTTTACGATCGTCGAAACCGAACTCGAGGACACGTTCGCGGGATACATGCGAGGGATACTCCGTTCGTACGCCACGGAACACGACGAGTTCGACACGGAAACGCCACAGGCGTGGGGTGAGGACCTCCGTGAACGGGATCGGAACGGGGAAACACTGTTCAGTCTCACGGCGTTTCTGTACCTCGTGTCGAAGCCGGAGTAA
- a CDS encoding metallophosphoesterase family protein, translating to MRVGLISDVHGNRVALEAVLEDMPPVDELCCAGDVVGYNPWPADCVDAHRERDVPTVMGNHDAAVVEGTAFRFNGMARAGVEHAKKRLSADQLEWLASLPDERLECDGRVKLVHGHPDDPERYTRYTYPREFSPRMLGDEDVLVLGHTHVQGVEQFAEGIVVNPGSVGQPRDGDPRAGYAVVDLDALTVETSRVEYDLEAVQAAVAETGLPDRIGTRLARGK from the coding sequence ATGAGGGTCGGACTCATTTCGGACGTCCACGGCAATCGGGTCGCCCTCGAGGCCGTCCTCGAGGACATGCCCCCGGTCGACGAATTGTGCTGTGCGGGCGACGTGGTCGGATACAACCCCTGGCCGGCCGACTGCGTCGACGCACACCGGGAGCGGGACGTGCCAACGGTGATGGGGAATCACGACGCCGCGGTCGTCGAGGGGACCGCCTTCCGGTTCAACGGCATGGCTCGTGCGGGCGTCGAACACGCAAAAAAGCGACTTTCGGCGGATCAGCTCGAGTGGCTGGCTTCGTTGCCGGACGAACGACTCGAATGCGACGGACGGGTGAAACTCGTCCACGGCCACCCGGACGATCCCGAACGATACACGCGATACACGTACCCGAGGGAATTCTCGCCGCGAATGCTCGGCGACGAGGACGTGCTGGTGCTCGGTCACACCCACGTGCAAGGGGTCGAGCAGTTCGCCGAAGGGATCGTCGTCAACCCCGGCAGCGTCGGCCAGCCTCGCGATGGCGATCCGCGAGCGGGCTACGCCGTCGTGGATCTCGATGCGCTGACGGTCGAAACGAGCCGCGTCGAGTACGACCTCGAAGCGGTTCAGGCGGCCGTTGCGGAGACCGGGCTCCCCGACCGAATCGGGACGCGGTTGGCTCGCGGCAAGTGA